A region from the Desulfomarina profundi genome encodes:
- a CDS encoding beta-ketoacyl-ACP synthase III, giving the protein MDVYINSLASFLPNNPVTNDEIENVLGTINDIPSRTRQRILNNNKIKTRYYAIDPDSGKFTHTNAQLTAEAVKNLSAAGRFSLEEVECLCCGTSSPDLLMPGHGVMVAGELALPPCDVVTTSGICIAGITALKHACMNVATGCTKNGIATGSELASSFMRAGFFHVDADPEADIKKKPILAFDTDFLRWMLSDGAGAAWVSRQKNEKGLSLRVEWIEHRSYAGELDTCMYAGGLKLDAGRIKGWREMESSMEAAGLNCLAVKQDVRLLDAHIVSTAMDRTLTAVAEKHKLKPEQIDWYLPHYSSHFFRDRFYEGMKRAGFEIPYEKWFTNLYQVGNIGSASIYLILEALFYSDKVKDGDTILCFIPESGRFAHSFMLLSAVY; this is encoded by the coding sequence ATGGATGTCTACATAAACAGTCTTGCTTCATTTCTGCCCAACAACCCGGTTACCAATGACGAAATTGAAAATGTCCTTGGAACCATCAATGATATTCCGTCCCGTACCAGACAGAGAATCCTGAACAATAATAAAATTAAAACCCGGTACTATGCCATTGATCCCGACAGTGGGAAATTCACCCATACCAATGCGCAACTGACTGCCGAAGCGGTAAAAAACCTGAGCGCTGCCGGACGATTTTCCCTGGAAGAGGTTGAATGCCTCTGCTGTGGCACTTCCAGTCCCGATCTGTTGATGCCGGGTCACGGGGTAATGGTCGCGGGAGAACTGGCCCTGCCACCCTGCGACGTGGTCACCACCTCGGGAATCTGTATTGCCGGGATTACAGCCCTGAAGCACGCCTGCATGAATGTGGCCACAGGCTGCACGAAAAATGGTATTGCCACCGGCTCAGAGCTGGCATCCTCCTTTATGCGGGCCGGTTTTTTCCATGTTGATGCGGACCCGGAAGCGGATATCAAAAAGAAACCGATCCTTGCCTTTGATACCGACTTTCTCCGCTGGATGCTCTCCGATGGTGCAGGAGCGGCCTGGGTCAGTCGTCAAAAAAATGAGAAAGGACTCTCCCTGAGAGTAGAATGGATAGAGCATCGCTCCTATGCCGGGGAATTGGACACCTGCATGTACGCAGGGGGATTGAAACTGGATGCCGGAAGAATCAAGGGTTGGCGGGAAATGGAAAGCAGTATGGAGGCTGCAGGCTTAAACTGCCTGGCTGTAAAACAGGATGTCAGGCTTCTGGATGCCCATATTGTCTCAACCGCCATGGACAGGACACTCACTGCAGTTGCTGAAAAACATAAGCTGAAGCCCGAACAGATCGACTGGTACCTGCCCCATTATTCTTCCCATTTTTTCAGGGACAGATTCTATGAAGGTATGAAACGGGCCGGATTTGAAATCCCTTACGAAAAGTGGTTCACCAACCTCTACCAGGTTGGTAATATCGGCAGTGCCTCCATTTACCTGATCCTGGAAGCACTCTTTTATTCGGACAAAGTGAAAGATGGAGATACCATTCTCTGTTTTATTCCGGAAAGTGGCCGGTTCGCCCACAGCTTTATGCTGCTGAGTGCAGTATATTAG
- a CDS encoding beta-ketoacyl-[acyl-carrier-protein] synthase family protein: protein MTTARHPENKEIKGIGCLCALGGDLPTCMKNLYSGKRKNGLPTGFTTDRPDTYPVFETDNNHIRYGPDSTELSRTARLALSAAEEAIRDSGFSRDELSSMRVGVAVGTTVGSTLNNENFYRRFCNGEHPELLEINRFLNSNPAEAISREFELNGPVQTVVNACSSGADAIGIGMSWLDAGLCDLVIAGGADELSRISYLGFISLMISDPEPCRPFDRTRQGLNLGEGAAMLLLSKKQPKNQSGRYCELAGYASACDAYHLTAPHPQGNGLKKALNSILQKTGDPLENIAFVNAHGTGTQDNDKVEMQVLSELLPGIPYFSIKGGTGHTLGAAGAIEAAVTAACLVRGQIPGSIGFSVAEKDTHPPLENNAEITRRFAISQSLAFGGNNAVLLFKR from the coding sequence ATGACTACCGCCCGTCACCCGGAAAATAAGGAGATCAAAGGTATAGGCTGCCTCTGTGCCCTCGGGGGAGATCTGCCAACCTGTATGAAAAATCTCTATTCAGGAAAACGAAAGAACGGACTACCAACAGGTTTTACAACAGACAGACCCGATACTTACCCCGTCTTTGAGACTGACAACAACCATATCCGCTATGGACCTGATTCAACAGAATTGAGCCGTACAGCCAGGCTGGCCCTGAGTGCTGCGGAGGAGGCAATCCGGGACAGCGGATTTTCCCGTGATGAGCTCAGCTCAATGCGGGTGGGTGTTGCGGTGGGAACCACTGTCGGAAGCACCCTGAACAACGAGAACTTTTATCGTCGATTCTGTAATGGAGAACATCCCGAACTCCTTGAAATAAACCGCTTTCTTAACTCCAACCCTGCGGAGGCCATATCCAGGGAGTTCGAATTAAACGGCCCGGTACAGACAGTGGTGAATGCCTGCTCGTCCGGTGCGGACGCTATCGGCATCGGCATGTCATGGCTGGATGCGGGTCTCTGCGACCTGGTCATCGCCGGCGGTGCTGATGAACTCAGCCGTATTTCCTACCTGGGTTTTATTTCACTGATGATCAGTGACCCGGAACCCTGCAGACCATTTGACAGAACAAGGCAGGGGCTGAACCTGGGTGAAGGTGCCGCCATGCTCCTGCTCTCAAAAAAACAACCGAAAAACCAAAGCGGCAGATACTGTGAACTCGCAGGCTATGCATCTGCCTGCGATGCCTATCACCTGACCGCCCCTCATCCGCAGGGCAATGGCTTGAAAAAAGCTCTGAACAGCATTCTACAGAAAACTGGTGATCCTCTTGAAAATATAGCATTTGTCAATGCACACGGGACCGGAACCCAAGATAATGACAAGGTGGAAATGCAGGTTCTCTCCGAACTGCTTCCCGGAATCCCCTACTTCAGTATCAAGGGAGGGACAGGACATACCCTTGGGGCAGCGGGGGCTATTGAAGCGGCAGTTACCGCAGCCTGCCTCGTCAGAGGACAGATTCCCGGTTCGATCGGTTTCTCTGTTGCTGAAAAAGACACCCACCCGCCCCTTGAAAACAATGCAGAAATTACCAGGAGATTCGCCATTTCCCAGTCACTGGCCTTTGGAGGCAATAACGCGGTTCTGTTGTTCAAACGATAA
- a CDS encoding PEP-CTERM sorting domain-containing protein, which produces MKKKFLALIYAGAFFLCSSQVSAMTVFSDNFESGSLSQWTAKTGSVYHGQIVSDPVGGTNNVMNFFGMNSGGDIFTSGPGFAAGDYWLSFDYYGNTEAFNIPNNQNTGGYVGISQGFAGIHSWKYATGTASGAQDVLIDDNSWHSYTFNFTAPWAFHLMLEDFRGSGGGAGDAYFDNIILSDTNPVPEPATLVLFGVGLAGLAGIRGRKQRR; this is translated from the coding sequence ATGAAGAAGAAATTTTTAGCATTAATATACGCAGGGGCCTTTTTTCTCTGTTCTTCCCAGGTTTCTGCCATGACGGTTTTCTCGGATAATTTTGAAAGTGGCAGTCTGTCACAATGGACAGCTAAAACCGGTTCAGTATATCATGGACAGATTGTGAGCGATCCGGTTGGTGGAACCAATAACGTAATGAATTTTTTCGGTATGAATTCAGGAGGAGATATCTTTACCTCGGGACCAGGATTCGCTGCGGGTGACTACTGGCTGTCATTTGATTACTACGGAAATACGGAAGCGTTCAATATTCCCAATAACCAGAACACCGGCGGCTATGTCGGTATAAGTCAGGGATTTGCAGGAATCCACAGTTGGAAGTACGCTACGGGAACTGCGAGTGGTGCCCAGGATGTACTGATTGATGATAACAGCTGGCATTCATATACTTTTAATTTTACAGCCCCATGGGCATTTCATCTGATGCTTGAGGATTTCAGGGGAAGTGGTGGTGGCGCTGGTGATGCCTATTTTGATAATATCATTCTCAGTGATACAAATCCTGTACCTGAGCCTGCTACTCTGGTCCTGTTTGGAGTCGGCCTGGCCGGTCTTGCCGGAATAAGGGGCAGAAAGCAGAGGAGATGA
- a CDS encoding AMP-binding protein, with protein MSDSLREVTLGQLLDEAIESHPDNEAIVYVDRNLRMTYRQFGDVVDRLAKGLMALGVKKDEKVAIWATNIPYWVALQFATAKIGAVLLTVNTNYKRAELAYLLEQSETENLFIIDGYQDTDYLQTVYDLIPELREQERGRLKSERFPHLRRLFFLGPEKHRGFYALPEVMGMAAMTGDREYEQRQKQLDPHDVVNMQYTSGTTGFPKGVMLTHYNIGNNGYYIGANQNFSHRDRLCLPVPLFHCFGCVLGVLAAVSHSATLVILEKFDPVQVMASVEAERCTALYGVPTMFIAVLEHTLFDKFNFSSLRTGIMAGSPCPVHIMRQVIDRMNMGEITICYGLTEASPVITQTLPSDDMQRRTETVGKVMPHIEMKIVDPETNRTLGSGEQGELCCRGYNVMKGYYKMAEATAKAIDNDGWLHSGDLGVIDEFGYLSITGRYKDMIIRGGENIYPREIEEFLFGLDGVIDVQVVGVPSRKYGEEVGAFIVKKEGHDLTEEDVRDFCRGQIARYKIPKHIAFVENYPMTASGKIQKYKLQELSVDLFSGEDRIFPEKSEKSIPKNRNNSNG; from the coding sequence ATGAGTGATTCATTACGCGAAGTGACCCTGGGGCAGTTGCTGGATGAAGCAATTGAGTCCCATCCCGATAATGAGGCTATTGTCTATGTTGATCGTAACCTGCGCATGACTTATCGTCAGTTCGGCGACGTGGTGGATCGCCTGGCAAAGGGACTGATGGCCCTGGGAGTAAAAAAAGATGAGAAAGTGGCAATCTGGGCAACTAATATTCCTTACTGGGTGGCTCTGCAGTTTGCCACGGCCAAAATCGGCGCGGTACTGCTGACCGTCAATACCAACTATAAACGGGCGGAACTGGCCTACCTGCTGGAACAGTCCGAGACGGAGAATCTCTTTATCATTGATGGTTATCAGGATACGGATTACCTGCAGACTGTCTATGATTTGATTCCGGAACTGAGAGAGCAGGAAAGGGGCAGATTGAAAAGTGAGCGGTTTCCTCATCTTCGTCGCCTGTTTTTCCTTGGTCCCGAGAAACATCGCGGTTTTTATGCCCTTCCTGAGGTGATGGGAATGGCGGCCATGACGGGTGACCGGGAATACGAACAGCGCCAGAAGCAGCTTGATCCCCATGATGTGGTCAATATGCAGTACACATCGGGTACTACGGGCTTCCCCAAAGGTGTGATGCTGACCCACTATAATATTGGAAATAACGGATATTATATCGGTGCCAATCAGAATTTCAGTCACAGGGACCGTCTCTGTCTGCCGGTTCCGCTTTTTCACTGCTTTGGTTGCGTTCTCGGGGTATTGGCTGCCGTAAGCCATAGTGCGACTCTGGTTATTCTCGAAAAATTTGATCCTGTTCAGGTGATGGCGTCGGTGGAAGCGGAGCGGTGCACGGCACTCTATGGAGTACCCACCATGTTTATTGCCGTACTGGAACACACGCTCTTTGATAAGTTCAATTTCTCTTCTCTGCGTACAGGGATTATGGCTGGTTCTCCCTGTCCGGTACATATCATGCGTCAGGTCATTGATCGTATGAACATGGGGGAAATCACTATCTGTTACGGTTTGACCGAGGCCTCGCCGGTGATCACCCAGACCCTGCCTTCTGATGATATGCAGCGGCGTACGGAAACGGTCGGCAAGGTGATGCCGCATATTGAAATGAAGATTGTCGACCCGGAAACAAACCGTACTCTCGGCTCCGGAGAGCAGGGTGAGCTCTGCTGTCGCGGTTATAATGTGATGAAGGGGTATTACAAGATGGCCGAGGCCACTGCCAAAGCCATTGATAATGACGGTTGGCTTCATTCCGGAGACTTGGGTGTCATTGACGAGTTCGGTTACCTGTCTATTACCGGACGTTACAAGGATATGATTATCCGAGGAGGTGAAAATATCTATCCCAGGGAAATAGAAGAGTTTCTCTTCGGTCTTGACGGGGTGATTGATGTGCAGGTTGTGGGTGTGCCTTCCCGGAAATATGGTGAAGAGGTCGGTGCGTTTATTGTTAAAAAGGAAGGCCATGACTTGACTGAAGAGGATGTCCGGGATTTTTGCAGGGGACAGATCGCTCGCTATAAAATCCCCAAACATATTGCCTTTGTAGAGAATTATCCCATGACCGCCAGCGGCAAGATCCAGAAATACAAACTGCAGGAGTTGTCCGTGGATCTTTTTTCGGGAGAGGATCGGATTTTTCCGGAAAAAAGTGAGAAGAGCATTCCGAAAAACCGGAATAATTCAAATGGATAA
- a CDS encoding cupin domain-containing protein → MKSEKVGQRMSTFMKNKDMSLETLADETGLTTEFLVSVVEDNVYPSLGPLLKIARALDVRLGTFLDDQISADPLVIRESERNSELSMLRGKEKPVALKFYSLGKGKSDRNMEPFYVELLPESAQEKNLSSHEGEEFIVVQKGEVEVIYGTETYLLSTGDSIYYNSIVPHYVSCVGDKPAAIYAVLHIPA, encoded by the coding sequence ATGAAATCCGAAAAAGTTGGACAGCGAATGAGTACGTTCATGAAAAACAAGGATATGAGCCTTGAAACCCTGGCAGATGAAACCGGTCTTACAACAGAATTTCTCGTCTCTGTTGTCGAAGATAATGTCTATCCTTCCCTTGGCCCTCTGTTGAAAATTGCCCGGGCACTGGATGTTCGGCTTGGAACCTTTCTTGATGACCAGATCAGTGCCGATCCCCTGGTTATCCGTGAATCTGAACGAAACAGTGAGTTGAGCATGTTGAGGGGCAAGGAGAAACCGGTTGCCCTGAAATTTTATTCTCTCGGGAAGGGGAAGAGCGATCGCAACATGGAACCTTTCTATGTGGAACTGCTTCCGGAATCGGCCCAGGAGAAAAACCTGTCCAGTCACGAAGGAGAAGAGTTCATTGTTGTTCAGAAGGGTGAAGTCGAAGTGATTTACGGAACTGAAACCTATCTTCTTTCCACCGGAGATTCGATTTACTATAATTCCATTGTACCGCATTATGTGAGTTGTGTCGGAGATAAACCGGCAGCTATTTATGCCGTACTGCATATACCCGCATAG
- a CDS encoding helix-turn-helix domain-containing protein produces MADSKSTIGEKVKALRKEKNMSIEDVAKQTEISVQALTAIEDQTIHPPLGNIVSLAKVFEVSVGELCGDDADAPFCIVRSGDRQSVARFESSGNKSCGYSYVSLGQQKKNRQMEPFIVTLDPAEAKNVQSNQHIGEEIIFVLEGEIEVKLYDHIDILYPGDSIYYDSTMPHIVRCHGEDPATILAVIYAKEEMIIL; encoded by the coding sequence ATGGCGGATTCCAAAAGCACAATTGGTGAAAAAGTAAAAGCCCTCAGAAAAGAAAAAAACATGTCTATTGAAGACGTGGCCAAGCAGACCGAAATTTCTGTTCAGGCCCTGACCGCCATTGAAGATCAGACTATTCACCCTCCTCTTGGAAATATCGTCAGCCTGGCTAAGGTGTTCGAGGTTTCGGTCGGAGAACTGTGTGGAGATGATGCGGATGCACCGTTCTGTATTGTAAGAAGTGGTGACAGGCAATCAGTTGCCCGTTTTGAATCCAGCGGAAACAAATCATGCGGATACAGTTATGTTTCCCTTGGACAACAGAAGAAAAACCGTCAGATGGAACCGTTTATTGTCACGCTTGATCCTGCTGAAGCAAAAAACGTCCAGTCAAATCAGCATATAGGTGAAGAAATCATCTTCGTTCTTGAGGGAGAGATTGAGGTGAAACTCTACGACCATATCGACATCCTCTACCCGGGGGATTCCATCTATTATGATTCGACCATGCCTCATATTGTCAGGTGCCATGGTGAAGACCCGGCAACCATCCTCGCAGTGATCTACGCTAAAGAAGAGATGATTATACTCTGA
- a CDS encoding PEP-CTERM sorting domain-containing protein: protein MKILLRTVLMSGLLLGCLIYPFDKAGALSVGTGTLNVTVGLDYDSSTLEFSNGLTSIEAWSIGKIFTYDPSIEYFAFQQEAVYGNNLIPGWDKVPNDISLSYLGSSVDITRDHSDKMNPASTETIAMSTEGVVGRELQVFSKTLNFANLTATGSGSFTFYIDYLTDMEGSTTSSTDTISINTFIQSAIFGMEYDSEGHLQWQNGGSALYRDYDSFWKSPRGIGSVEFDQISGRLGLTVDYVAGDMFHLRSECSNLIRGKSFDQPSSVPEPATIVLFGIGLAGLAGFGIKKEKR from the coding sequence ATGAAAATATTATTGCGAACTGTTCTCATGTCCGGGTTATTACTTGGTTGTTTGATATATCCCTTTGACAAGGCAGGAGCTCTTTCCGTAGGAACAGGAACTCTGAACGTGACTGTCGGACTGGATTACGACAGTAGTACCCTGGAATTCAGTAACGGTCTGACAAGTATCGAGGCATGGTCCATAGGTAAGATATTTACTTACGACCCTTCAATTGAATATTTTGCGTTCCAACAAGAGGCTGTTTACGGCAACAACCTGATTCCAGGGTGGGATAAGGTTCCCAATGATATTTCATTGTCTTACCTGGGTTCATCTGTTGACATTACCCGTGACCATAGCGATAAAATGAATCCTGCAAGTACTGAGACAATAGCTATGTCTACAGAGGGTGTTGTTGGAAGAGAATTGCAGGTCTTTTCAAAAACTTTGAATTTTGCAAATCTTACAGCTACCGGATCAGGGAGTTTTACATTTTACATTGACTACCTCACCGACATGGAGGGAAGCACAACTTCCAGTACAGACACGATTTCCATAAATACTTTTATACAAAGTGCTATTTTTGGAATGGAATATGATTCAGAAGGTCATCTGCAATGGCAAAACGGTGGCAGTGCACTTTATCGGGATTATGATAGTTTCTGGAAGTCTCCCAGGGGAATTGGAAGTGTAGAATTTGATCAGATTTCTGGCCGACTGGGCCTCACGGTTGATTATGTGGCGGGAGATATGTTTCATTTACGTTCAGAATGTTCAAATTTAATAAGAGGAAAATCTTTCGATCAACCCAGTTCCGTACCAGAACCGGCAACAATAGTCCTCTTTGGAATAGGTCTTGCCGGACTTGCAGGTTTTGGAATCAAAAAGGAAAAAAGATAA
- a CDS encoding 2-oxoacid:acceptor oxidoreductase family protein: MIEIRWHGRGGQGAITAAKIVANAAFASGYKGAVMTPTFGTERRGAAVFTSLKISRDKIYDLSPISTPDMIIVLDHTLLDEVDVAAGLKENGLVVLNGGKPVEEYDFKGRKVAVCDVTHHAVTAGLPPGIVNSGIIGAFCRATGLVELDVLLEAIKKEFSGKRPELNAKAAQIAYDNTAIGGI; this comes from the coding sequence ATAATTGAAATACGCTGGCATGGCCGGGGAGGCCAGGGGGCAATAACAGCCGCCAAGATCGTTGCAAACGCGGCATTCGCATCCGGATACAAAGGCGCAGTCATGACTCCCACTTTCGGAACAGAAAGACGGGGTGCGGCCGTTTTTACCTCCCTGAAGATTTCCAGGGATAAAATTTATGACCTTTCACCAATTTCCACTCCGGATATGATTATAGTACTGGATCATACCCTGCTGGATGAGGTCGACGTTGCTGCCGGGTTGAAGGAAAACGGTCTTGTTGTCCTCAATGGCGGAAAACCTGTTGAAGAGTATGATTTTAAGGGAAGAAAAGTAGCTGTCTGTGATGTAACACATCACGCTGTGACAGCAGGACTTCCCCCGGGAATTGTTAATTCAGGGATAATTGGTGCCTTCTGCAGGGCAACCGGACTTGTTGAACTTGATGTCCTCCTGGAAGCAATCAAAAAAGAATTCAGCGGGAAACGTCCTGAACTGAACGCGAAAGCGGCTCAGATCGCCTATGACAATACCGCGATTGGAGGAATATAA
- a CDS encoding 4Fe-4S binding protein translates to MTDRNFCEMISRGAPGPGDGGKTGSWRVLRPVINLEACIPVKTNKMACFNCWLYCPDCSVSKTIPPVIDFEYCKGCGICAEECPAGAITMVDEATPIEEEK, encoded by the coding sequence ATGACTGACAGAAATTTTTGTGAAATGATATCCAGAGGTGCTCCCGGCCCCGGCGACGGTGGCAAAACCGGCTCCTGGCGGGTTCTCCGTCCTGTAATAAACCTCGAGGCCTGTATTCCGGTCAAGACAAATAAGATGGCCTGTTTCAACTGCTGGCTTTATTGTCCCGACTGCTCGGTTTCCAAAACGATACCCCCGGTAATTGATTTTGAATATTGCAAAGGCTGCGGTATATGCGCAGAAGAATGTCCGGCCGGTGCCATCACAATGGTTGATGAGGCAACACCAATCGAGGAGGAAAAATAA
- a CDS encoding pyruvate ferredoxin oxidoreductase, with protein sequence MHIIDSGNVAAATGVKLSRAQVIAAYPITPQTPLTEKLSEFVESEELDAQYIPVESEHSAMGVCIAASTAGTRAFTATSANGLLYMNEQLHWAVGARLPIVMCVANRGIGAPWTVWNDQQDSIAQRDVGWIQIYANDHQQIIDSVIKAFRLAQAVSIPVMVCYDGYLLSHTYMPFEPPEQEKVDNFLPPFATKHFLDPENPGNFNPVTLPDIRPGVDGKIMPGYIEIRHNLQMDLLAALDVYEEIDTDYKKEFGRGGHPFVEEYKCDDADFVAVCIGSLSYHLRDVIDSMREKNVKIGVMGVQIYRPFPNEAITRALSGRKHVIVFEKALSYGNQGALYADIKSALYSCEKRPTIQNFILGLGGREIKTGQLLEVLTEACNSPGTAEDTPRWIGLKL encoded by the coding sequence ATGCATATCATAGATTCAGGAAATGTCGCCGCCGCAACAGGAGTAAAACTTTCGCGAGCCCAGGTTATTGCGGCATATCCCATAACCCCCCAGACTCCGCTGACAGAAAAGCTCTCCGAATTCGTTGAATCCGAAGAACTGGATGCCCAGTATATCCCGGTGGAAAGCGAGCACAGTGCCATGGGTGTCTGCATAGCTGCCTCAACCGCCGGTACCAGGGCATTCACGGCCACCAGTGCCAATGGCCTGCTCTACATGAACGAACAGCTTCACTGGGCAGTGGGCGCACGACTTCCCATCGTCATGTGTGTTGCCAACAGGGGCATCGGTGCCCCATGGACGGTCTGGAATGACCAGCAGGATTCCATCGCCCAGAGAGATGTGGGTTGGATTCAGATCTACGCAAACGATCACCAGCAGATAATTGATTCCGTCATCAAGGCGTTCCGCCTGGCCCAGGCTGTTTCCATCCCGGTGATGGTCTGCTACGACGGCTACCTGCTCTCCCATACCTATATGCCTTTTGAACCTCCGGAACAGGAAAAAGTGGACAATTTTCTACCTCCTTTTGCCACAAAGCATTTTCTTGATCCAGAGAATCCAGGCAATTTCAACCCTGTCACCCTGCCCGACATCAGGCCCGGGGTAGACGGCAAGATCATGCCGGGGTATATCGAAATCCGCCATAATCTGCAGATGGACCTGCTGGCAGCTTTGGATGTATACGAAGAAATTGATACCGACTATAAAAAGGAATTCGGTCGGGGCGGTCATCCCTTCGTGGAAGAATACAAGTGCGATGACGCAGACTTTGTTGCAGTCTGTATCGGTTCTCTCTCCTACCATCTCCGTGATGTCATAGATTCCATGCGTGAAAAAAATGTAAAGATCGGTGTTATGGGTGTGCAGATATACAGACCTTTTCCGAATGAGGCAATCACCCGTGCCCTGTCCGGCAGGAAACATGTTATCGTCTTTGAAAAAGCCTTGAGTTACGGCAACCAGGGTGCACTCTACGCTGACATCAAGTCGGCACTCTACAGCTGCGAAAAAAGACCCACCATCCAGAACTTTATTCTGGGTCTTGGTGGTCGGGAGATAAAGACCGGGCAGCTCCTTGAGGTACTGACTGAAGCCTGTAACTCTCCCGGTACGGCGGAAGATACTCCCCGCTGGATTGGCCTGAAACTGTAA
- a CDS encoding thiamine pyrophosphate-dependent enzyme, producing MEKKTTTVNLTEEEFVHPGNRACSGCGLSIVYRMGLKALGKNTILVVPPSCLTVLQGLYPVASSKLPVVNVTFASTGAAATGVRGAMKALKKTDVNVVAWAGDGGTSDIGIQALSGACERGEDIIYICYDNEAYMNTGVQRSGTTPQGVLTTTTPIKGKLQKKKDVPSIIAAHGIGYVATASAAFPLDFYDKVKKATTLPGPKYIHVHTPCPPGWSFESRYTIKIGKLAVQTGLFDLYEIENGQFRLTGASEKLIGQKRKPVTDYFATQGRFKSLDKELVAGVQEQIDAKWANY from the coding sequence ATGGAAAAGAAAACAACGACAGTAAACCTGACTGAAGAAGAATTTGTCCATCCGGGTAACCGGGCCTGTTCCGGCTGTGGTCTCTCAATTGTCTACAGAATGGGCCTCAAGGCCCTGGGCAAAAATACAATTCTGGTAGTACCGCCAAGCTGCCTGACCGTACTCCAGGGGCTCTATCCTGTTGCCTCCTCAAAGCTCCCGGTTGTTAACGTGACCTTTGCCTCAACAGGTGCAGCGGCAACCGGTGTCCGGGGAGCCATGAAAGCGTTGAAGAAAACAGATGTCAATGTCGTTGCCTGGGCGGGCGACGGCGGCACAAGTGATATCGGTATTCAGGCCCTGTCCGGTGCCTGCGAGCGGGGCGAAGATATCATCTATATCTGTTACGACAATGAAGCCTATATGAACACCGGAGTACAGCGCTCGGGAACCACTCCCCAGGGCGTATTGACCACAACCACACCCATCAAGGGAAAACTTCAGAAGAAGAAGGACGTCCCGTCGATTATCGCAGCCCATGGTATCGGCTATGTGGCAACGGCTTCCGCAGCCTTTCCGCTGGACTTCTACGACAAGGTAAAAAAGGCGACAACGCTTCCCGGCCCCAAATACATCCATGTCCATACTCCGTGTCCTCCGGGCTGGAGCTTTGAGTCGAGATATACCATCAAGATAGGCAAGCTGGCCGTGCAGACCGGACTTTTTGACCTCTATGAAATCGAAAACGGACAATTTCGCCTGACAGGTGCTTCTGAAAAACTGATCGGCCAAAAAAGAAAACCGGTCACCGACTATTTCGCCACCCAGGGGCGGTTCAAATCTCTTGATAAGGAACTGGTTGCCGGGGTTCAGGAACAGATCGATGCCAAGTGGGCCAATTATTGA
- a CDS encoding SDR family oxidoreductase, producing the protein MDLMITDKVALVFGGSKGLGKAIAAALVQEGATVIIASRSRKQLEKAREETGAAGFFTVDLQLEGDGARVVLETLHQYGSVDIVVTNSGGPPNGLFDDIDNAVWKDQYQNLFLSPVEIIRAALPCMKQKQWGRILLVTSVTAKEPISGLTVSNGLRAGLMGLVKSLNNEIAAENITVNALLPGYTRTERLIDLNIDEERISREIPAGRLGRPEEFGHLACFLASEKAGYISGQMIACDGGYLKGY; encoded by the coding sequence ATGGATCTAATGATTACGGATAAAGTGGCATTGGTTTTTGGTGGGTCAAAAGGGCTCGGTAAAGCCATAGCGGCCGCTCTTGTTCAGGAGGGAGCAACGGTAATTATCGCTTCAAGGAGCAGAAAACAACTGGAAAAAGCACGTGAAGAAACCGGAGCTGCCGGTTTCTTCACAGTTGACCTGCAACTCGAAGGGGACGGGGCGAGAGTAGTTCTGGAAACTCTCCACCAATACGGCTCTGTGGATATCGTCGTCACCAACAGTGGTGGTCCGCCGAATGGTCTCTTTGATGATATTGACAACGCTGTCTGGAAAGACCAGTACCAGAACCTCTTTCTCTCCCCCGTTGAAATCATCCGTGCTGCCCTGCCCTGCATGAAACAGAAACAATGGGGCAGGATTCTCCTGGTCACCTCGGTGACCGCAAAGGAACCGATATCAGGCCTGACCGTCTCAAATGGTCTGCGAGCCGGATTAATGGGACTGGTCAAGAGTCTGAATAACGAAATTGCAGCAGAAAATATTACAGTCAATGCCCTGCTTCCCGGATACACCAGGACAGAAAGATTGATTGATCTCAATATAGATGAAGAAAGAATAAGCAGAGAGATCCCTGCAGGACGACTGGGCAGACCGGAGGAATTCGGCCACCTGGCCTGTTTCCTGGCTTCTGAAAAAGCCGGATATATTTCCGGCCAGATGATTGCCTGTGACGGTGGATACCTGAAAGGTTATTGA